In one window of Acidimicrobiia bacterium DNA:
- a CDS encoding DUF4232 domain-containing protein has translation MRDLLRGAAASPSSPPDVKDAWKRGRSMRVQRRALGALAIVAVVVVSLGIAQIAPNLGGAPPATYPTAPVGCGAGPILTTIPSWARSANPPTDLLRSLSPDGNVLAILFSAPFSPPDPERPNTFQFIVRTPSGAQPLAITATRGGHAVVHATATAGRSSKQTYVTVVNVPSAGCWHFQFAWNGHRSSMDIHYQPFVPPSTTTVVLPTTTTVPETSPPPDCATANLALTLGPERGSAGHFNFELRLRNIGTVRCAMFGFLGVSFLDAAGDQIGVPATRNVGGAILGVRIAPGATAYALLAEVDTSVQNCPPATAHAIRVYPPNETASLTVAVSGLQVCSDQTPGALIYALVDYSVS, from the coding sequence ATGAGGGATCTGCTGCGCGGCGCGGCCGCGTCGCCGTCGAGTCCGCCCGACGTGAAGGACGCGTGGAAGCGCGGCCGGAGCATGCGCGTGCAACGGCGCGCGCTCGGCGCCTTGGCGATCGTCGCGGTGGTCGTCGTATCCCTCGGGATCGCGCAAATCGCGCCGAACCTCGGCGGCGCACCGCCTGCGACCTATCCGACGGCGCCCGTCGGGTGCGGAGCCGGGCCCATTTTGACAACGATCCCGTCCTGGGCACGCTCCGCGAATCCACCGACAGACCTACTGCGTTCGCTCTCGCCCGACGGCAACGTGCTTGCGATCCTCTTCAGCGCGCCGTTCTCGCCGCCTGATCCGGAACGCCCCAACACGTTCCAGTTCATCGTGCGCACGCCGAGCGGTGCGCAACCGCTCGCGATCACGGCGACACGCGGTGGCCACGCGGTTGTGCACGCAACCGCGACGGCGGGGCGCTCGTCCAAGCAGACCTATGTGACGGTCGTCAATGTGCCTTCCGCGGGCTGCTGGCACTTCCAGTTCGCCTGGAACGGACACCGGTCGTCGATGGACATCCACTACCAGCCATTCGTCCCGCCGAGCACCACCACGGTCGTCCTGCCGACGACGACCACCGTTCCGGAGACGAGCCCGCCTCCGGACTGCGCGACCGCGAACCTCGCGCTCACGCTCGGACCGGAACGAGGCAGCGCGGGTCACTTCAACTTCGAGCTTCGATTGCGCAACATCGGGACCGTCCGGTGCGCGATGTTCGGCTTTCTTGGCGTGTCGTTCCTCGACGCGGCGGGCGATCAGATCGGCGTGCCCGCGACACGCAACGTAGGTGGCGCCATCTTGGGCGTGAGGATCGCTCCCGGCGCAACCGCCTACGCACTGCTCGCCGAAGTCGACACGAGCGTGCAGAACTGCCCGCCGGCGACGGCTCACGCGATCCGCGTGTACCCGCCGAACGAGACCGCGTCGCTCACGGTTGCCGTGAGCGGTCTCCAGGTGTGCTCGGACCAGACCCCCGGCGCCTTGATCTACGCGCTCGTCGACTATTCCGTTTCATGA